The proteins below come from a single Saccharopolyspora sp. SCSIO 74807 genomic window:
- a CDS encoding TadA family conjugal transfer-associated ATPase, producing MNTDLIERVRNRLAGGGTPVSPSAVAAAVREEAGGPVADADLLTALRSLQQEFLGTGVVEPLLRDPEVTDVLVTAPDEVWVDRGDGLCRSAVTFSDEEAVRRLAQRLAVATGRRLDEAQPWVDGWLPGAGAGEAVRMHAVLPPIAVNGTCLSLRILRPASHGVDALLRMGTFSPELGAVLRSIVRARLALLVTGGTGAGKTTLLAALLGEVSAAERIVCVEEAGELRPRHPHVVRLLTRPANVEGAGEVRMRDLVRQSLRMRPDRLIVGEVRGAEVCELLAALNTGHEGGGGTVHANSPEEVPARMEALAALGGMAREALHSQLAAAVQVVLHVRRSADRGRQLAAIGVLRRERDRVSVVPAWRCDDGWIEGRSELAGLIRSRGGAAPC from the coding sequence ATGAACACCGACTTGATCGAGCGGGTGCGCAACCGCCTCGCTGGCGGCGGCACGCCGGTGAGCCCTTCGGCGGTGGCGGCCGCGGTGCGCGAGGAAGCGGGCGGTCCGGTGGCGGACGCCGACCTGCTCACCGCTTTGCGGTCGCTGCAACAAGAATTCCTCGGTACCGGCGTGGTCGAGCCGCTGCTGCGCGATCCGGAAGTCACCGACGTACTGGTGACCGCACCGGACGAGGTCTGGGTGGACCGCGGCGACGGGTTGTGCCGCTCCGCGGTGACGTTCTCGGACGAGGAGGCGGTCCGCAGGCTCGCGCAACGGCTCGCCGTGGCCACCGGCAGGCGGTTGGACGAAGCGCAACCGTGGGTCGACGGCTGGCTTCCCGGAGCCGGTGCGGGCGAAGCGGTCCGGATGCACGCGGTGCTGCCGCCGATCGCCGTGAACGGGACGTGCTTGTCGTTGCGGATTCTGCGGCCCGCCTCGCACGGGGTGGATGCGCTGCTGCGGATGGGCACGTTCTCGCCGGAACTGGGCGCGGTGCTGCGCTCGATCGTGCGGGCGAGGCTGGCCTTGCTCGTGACCGGCGGCACCGGCGCCGGGAAGACGACCCTGCTGGCCGCGCTGCTCGGCGAGGTTTCCGCGGCTGAGCGGATCGTCTGCGTGGAGGAAGCGGGTGAGCTCCGCCCGCGGCATCCGCACGTCGTCCGGCTGCTGACCCGGCCCGCGAACGTGGAGGGAGCCGGTGAGGTGCGGATGCGGGATCTGGTGCGGCAGTCCCTGCGGATGCGCCCGGACCGGTTGATCGTCGGCGAGGTGCGCGGCGCGGAGGTGTGCGAACTGCTCGCCGCGTTGAACACCGGCCACGAAGGCGGTGGAGGGACCGTGCACGCCAACTCCCCGGAAGAGGTTCCGGCCCGGATGGAGGCCCTGGCCGCGCTGGGCGGTATGGCCCGGGAGGCGTTGCACAGCCAGCTGGCCGCCGCCGTGCAGGTGGTGCTGCACGTGCGCCGCAGCGCCGATCGCGGCAGGCAGTTGGCCGCGATCGGTGTGTTGCGCCGTGAACGGGACCGAGTGTCGGTCGTGCCGGCCTGGCGGTGCGACGACGGTTGGATCGAGGGGCGTTCGGAACTCGCCGGGCTGATCCGTTCGCGGGGAGGTGCGGCGCCGTGCTGA
- a CDS encoding type II secretion system F family protein: MSALEPVLLAVALLLLPVRSARVAVLRRRGEATAAGQPNSVTRLLSRWPERARAPVAAAASGALGAAVAGVIPGAVLAAAVFWLVLRARAGPPDTDPLELAAGWDLLAAGMRAGLPLVVLVRAVAAELAGPAGTALREVAGLLELGADPASAWEPALRHPGTAELARAARRSARTGSALAEVADGLAAEARTAVADRAQAAAQQAGVWITAPLGLCFLPAFLCLGVVPVVAGMVQRLAATW, encoded by the coding sequence ATGAGCGCCCTCGAACCGGTGTTGCTCGCGGTCGCGCTGCTGTTGTTGCCCGTCCGATCGGCGCGGGTCGCCGTGCTGCGCCGGAGGGGCGAAGCTACCGCTGCCGGGCAGCCGAACTCCGTCACGCGGCTGTTGTCGAGATGGCCGGAACGAGCCAGAGCTCCCGTGGCTGCGGCTGCGTCCGGTGCCCTCGGCGCTGCCGTCGCCGGGGTGATTCCCGGTGCGGTGCTCGCTGCGGCCGTCTTCTGGCTGGTGCTTCGCGCTCGGGCCGGACCGCCGGACACCGATCCGCTGGAGCTGGCCGCGGGGTGGGATCTGCTGGCGGCCGGGATGCGTGCAGGGCTGCCGCTGGTCGTGCTCGTGCGGGCGGTGGCCGCGGAACTCGCTGGTCCGGCGGGTACCGCGCTGCGCGAGGTCGCGGGGCTGCTCGAACTCGGGGCCGACCCGGCCTCGGCGTGGGAACCGGCGCTTCGCCATCCCGGCACCGCCGAACTCGCCCGCGCGGCCCGCCGCAGTGCGCGGACCGGCAGTGCGTTGGCCGAGGTCGCCGACGGCCTGGCGGCCGAAGCGCGAACCGCGGTCGCCGACCGAGCCCAAGCAGCAGCTCAGCAGGCCGGGGTGTGGATCACCGCGCCGCTCGGCTTGTGCTTCCTGCCCGCGTTCCTGTGCCTGGGCGTGGTTCCGGTCGTGGCGGGGATGGTGCAGCGGCTCGCCGCGACCTGGTGA
- a CDS encoding DUF4244 domain-containing protein, giving the protein MSTAEYAIGTVAAAAFAALLYTVVTGDSVTAALTGLVERALQGSVP; this is encoded by the coding sequence ATGAGCACCGCCGAGTACGCCATCGGCACCGTGGCGGCGGCCGCTTTCGCAGCGCTGCTCTACACCGTCGTCACCGGCGACTCGGTGACGGCCGCGCTCACCGGGCTGGTCGAACGTGCATTGCAAGGCAGTGTCCCGTGA
- a CDS encoding glycoside hydrolase family 3 N-terminal domain-containing protein, with product MGSNRSRRLVAVLISAAAVVTIGGGSSAGAQPPEVRHSEVDPAVTEKVRAMSLEEKVGQLFVTYAYGRDADTPHPQNREEFGVDTPAQVVQRYHPGGLIHFSWTDSLYEPRQIAELSNGVQRAATSSGAGIPLLISTDQEQGQVSRLPEPVTQLPGNLALGAGRSAADTGLSARITGEEMRAMGLNQDFAPSGDVNVNPANPVIGVRSFSSDPQLAARLTGAAVHGYQDPGAAGVSAAAKHFPGHGDTNQDSHTDLPVIEHTREQWERLDAPPFREAIEAGTDAVMSAHIVVPNLDSSGEPSTLSPTVLTGMLRDELGYKGVITTDSLQMDGVRAKHPDAEIPVLALRAGADQLLMPQNLQVAIDGVLDAVHTGALTEDRIDASVERILEMKRKRGVLDAPFVDTGRVDRVVGSREHAQQAQRITDRTTTLLRNDAGQLPMRQKPGKMLVTGAGEDATGALADRVRARGPQATSLPTGKAPTQQQISQAVQAAKGNDVTVVLTNAAWDADNAAQQELVRALQRANVPVVAAAVRDPYDAAYAEQVPTWLATYSDKPVAMESLAKVLFGEIAPQGKLPVPVPDPDGAGADRFPLGHGLSW from the coding sequence GTGGGCTCGAACCGTTCGCGCCGCCTCGTGGCGGTGCTGATCAGCGCAGCGGCGGTGGTGACGATCGGCGGCGGTTCGTCCGCGGGCGCGCAGCCACCGGAAGTGCGGCACAGCGAGGTCGACCCCGCCGTCACCGAGAAGGTGCGGGCGATGAGCCTCGAGGAGAAGGTCGGCCAGCTGTTCGTCACCTACGCCTATGGCCGCGACGCGGACACCCCGCACCCGCAGAACCGCGAGGAGTTCGGCGTGGACACCCCGGCGCAGGTGGTGCAGCGCTACCACCCGGGCGGGCTGATCCACTTCAGCTGGACCGACAGCCTGTACGAACCGCGGCAGATCGCCGAGCTGTCCAACGGCGTGCAGCGGGCGGCTACCTCCTCCGGTGCCGGAATACCGCTGCTGATCTCCACCGACCAGGAGCAGGGCCAGGTGAGCAGGCTGCCGGAACCGGTCACGCAGCTGCCGGGGAACCTGGCGCTCGGCGCCGGCCGCAGCGCGGCCGACACCGGCCTGTCCGCGCGGATCACCGGCGAAGAGATGCGCGCGATGGGCCTCAACCAGGACTTCGCGCCCAGCGGCGACGTCAACGTGAACCCGGCCAACCCGGTGATCGGGGTGCGTTCGTTCTCGTCCGACCCGCAGCTGGCGGCGCGGCTGACCGGAGCGGCCGTGCACGGTTACCAGGACCCGGGCGCCGCCGGCGTGTCGGCGGCCGCCAAGCACTTCCCCGGGCACGGGGACACCAACCAGGACAGCCACACCGACCTGCCGGTCATCGAGCACACCCGCGAGCAGTGGGAACGGCTGGACGCTCCGCCGTTCCGGGAGGCGATCGAGGCGGGCACGGACGCGGTGATGAGCGCGCACATCGTGGTGCCGAACCTGGATTCCTCCGGTGAGCCCTCGACGCTGTCACCGACGGTGCTGACCGGGATGCTGCGCGACGAGCTGGGCTACAAGGGCGTGATCACCACGGACTCCCTGCAGATGGACGGGGTGCGGGCGAAGCACCCGGACGCCGAGATCCCGGTGCTGGCGTTGCGGGCGGGCGCGGATCAACTGCTGATGCCGCAGAACCTCCAGGTCGCGATCGACGGGGTGCTGGACGCGGTCCACACCGGCGCGCTGACCGAGGACCGCATCGACGCGAGCGTCGAACGGATCCTCGAGATGAAGCGCAAGCGCGGCGTGCTGGACGCGCCGTTCGTGGACACCGGCCGCGTGGACCGGGTCGTCGGCAGCCGGGAGCACGCGCAGCAGGCGCAGCGGATCACCGACCGGACCACGACGCTGCTGCGCAACGACGCCGGTCAGCTCCCGATGCGGCAGAAGCCCGGGAAGATGCTGGTCACCGGCGCCGGAGAGGACGCGACCGGGGCACTGGCGGATCGCGTGCGGGCGCGCGGGCCGCAGGCGACCTCGCTACCGACGGGGAAGGCACCGACCCAGCAGCAGATCTCGCAGGCGGTGCAGGCCGCGAAGGGCAACGACGTGACGGTCGTGCTGACCAACGCGGCGTGGGACGCGGACAACGCCGCCCAGCAGGAGCTCGTGCGCGCGTTGCAGCGGGCGAACGTGCCGGTGGTCGCCGCGGCCGTGCGGGATCCGTACGACGCCGCGTACGCCGAGCAGGTGCCGACCTGGCTGGCGACGTACTCGGACAAGCCGGTGGCGATGGAATCGCTGGCGAAGGTGCTGTTCGGCGAGATCGCTCCGCAGGGCAAGCTGCCGGTCCCGGTGCCGGATCCGGACGGCGCGGGTGCGGACCGCTTCCCGCTCGGACACGGATTGAGCTGGTAG
- a CDS encoding type II secretion system F family protein produces the protein MLTLLLPAAALLGWPDLRAHHRLLPRREVSLPHRNPVSSLRIGAVPAAALLGLLLAGVGGLLAASALTALGVWWWRTRGGYRLRLQRSAALAAGFRLLVAELRAGSHPAAAAEGAAVDADFPVAAVFRDLSTTARMGGDVASVLTAAGAGAEAVDRRVFRFGERAAPVDPLARAGRAWALAERHGVALAELLDAVRRDLEHRVAFAREVEAKLAGPRATAAVLAGLPLLGLLLGEVSGATPLAVLTGGLFGQAVLVLGVALLCAGVLWTVRLTESVVRT, from the coding sequence GTGCTGACTCTGCTGCTGCCTGCCGCGGCGTTGCTCGGATGGCCGGACCTGCGGGCGCACCACCGACTGCTACCCAGGCGTGAAGTTTCGCTGCCGCACCGGAATCCGGTTTCGTCGTTGCGGATCGGCGCGGTTCCGGCCGCCGCGCTGCTCGGACTGCTGCTCGCCGGTGTCGGCGGATTGCTGGCGGCGAGTGCGCTGACCGCGCTCGGCGTGTGGTGGTGGCGTACCCGCGGCGGGTACCGCCTGCGGTTGCAGCGCTCGGCGGCGCTGGCGGCCGGATTCCGGTTGCTGGTCGCCGAGCTTCGAGCGGGGTCGCACCCGGCCGCCGCCGCGGAAGGGGCGGCCGTGGACGCGGATTTTCCGGTCGCCGCCGTGTTCCGCGACCTGTCCACCACGGCAAGGATGGGCGGCGACGTCGCATCCGTGCTCACCGCAGCAGGTGCGGGCGCCGAAGCGGTGGATCGCCGCGTGTTCCGGTTCGGCGAGCGAGCTGCGCCCGTCGATCCCTTGGCACGGGCCGGCAGAGCGTGGGCGTTGGCCGAACGTCACGGCGTCGCCCTGGCGGAGCTGCTGGACGCGGTGCGCCGCGATCTCGAGCACCGAGTGGCGTTCGCGCGGGAGGTCGAGGCGAAGCTGGCCGGTCCGCGAGCCACCGCCGCGGTATTGGCGGGTTTGCCGTTGCTCGGCTTGCTGCTCGGGGAGGTCTCGGGAGCGACTCCGCTCGCGGTGCTCACCGGAGGTCTCTTCGGGCAGGCCGTGCTCGTGCTCGGAGTGGCACTGCTGTGCGCGGGTGTGCTGTGGACGGTCCGGCTGACCGAGTCGGTGGTGCGGACATGA
- a CDS encoding TadE family type IV pilus minor pilin gives MTVEAALGVGAVVAVFVLVLTAMNMVLGQVRCTDAAVEAARLASRGDREQADAAVRRLAPPGASLAISVRDDQVTTEVSAPPVVGFLPAQWWTSRAAAVLEPGAAGSGPAEPAR, from the coding sequence GTGACGGTCGAGGCGGCCCTGGGCGTGGGCGCGGTCGTAGCGGTGTTCGTGCTCGTGCTGACCGCCATGAACATGGTGCTCGGGCAGGTCCGGTGCACCGACGCCGCGGTCGAGGCCGCTCGGCTGGCGTCCAGGGGAGATCGCGAGCAGGCCGACGCAGCGGTGCGGCGGTTGGCCCCGCCGGGCGCGAGCTTGGCGATCTCCGTTCGGGACGACCAGGTGACGACCGAGGTGAGCGCTCCACCGGTGGTCGGTTTCCTGCCCGCCCAGTGGTGGACCAGTCGAGCCGCGGCAGTGCTGGAACCGGGTGCGGCCGGGTCCGGTCCGGCGGAGCCCGCGCGGTGA
- the ssd gene encoding septum site-determining protein Ssd — MPTSTTAPPLLVSQDDDLAAEITRLTAVAGCDLRRRADPAETGQLWREAPLVLLDDRTAARAAAAGMPRRSAVLLVSRTQRAERWRSAFEIGADAVLQLPEQEAQLVELLAEAVDAPASGAGRVLTVLGGTGGAGASTLAAAVSVVAARRGDRALLLDCDPLGGGLDLTVGVERTQGLRWSGLAISGGRVAAGALREALPGQRVGSGALTVLSCDRDGAASGLTAPSVQAVLAAGRRGGETVVCDLPRDLSEPACAVLRAADLTVLVVPAQVRACAAAASRLRVLRERASAPVRLVIRGPAPAGLRVRDIELAVGAPVLAVLRTQAGLPGAVDKAGLCGTRASSRGATARAAAEVLETLDDQRAPERVAS; from the coding sequence ATGCCCACCTCGACCACCGCACCACCACTGCTCGTCAGCCAGGACGACGACCTGGCCGCGGAGATCACTCGGTTGACCGCCGTCGCGGGCTGCGACCTGCGGCGTCGCGCCGACCCGGCGGAGACGGGGCAACTCTGGCGCGAAGCGCCGCTGGTGCTGCTCGACGACCGCACGGCGGCTCGTGCTGCCGCGGCCGGTATGCCGCGAAGATCAGCGGTCCTGCTGGTCTCCCGCACGCAGCGAGCGGAGCGGTGGCGGTCCGCGTTCGAGATCGGCGCGGACGCGGTGCTGCAGTTGCCCGAGCAGGAAGCGCAACTCGTCGAGCTGCTCGCCGAGGCCGTCGACGCTCCCGCGTCCGGCGCAGGACGGGTGCTCACCGTGCTCGGCGGAACCGGCGGCGCGGGTGCCTCCACGTTGGCCGCGGCGGTCTCCGTCGTCGCGGCACGCCGCGGCGACCGCGCGTTGCTGCTCGACTGCGACCCGCTCGGCGGCGGGTTGGACCTGACCGTCGGTGTGGAGCGCACGCAGGGGTTGCGCTGGTCCGGACTGGCGATCAGCGGTGGCCGCGTGGCGGCCGGTGCGCTGCGGGAGGCGCTACCGGGACAGCGGGTCGGTTCCGGCGCGCTCACCGTGCTCTCCTGCGACCGAGACGGCGCGGCCAGCGGACTCACCGCGCCGTCGGTGCAAGCCGTGCTCGCCGCCGGTCGCCGGGGCGGTGAAACGGTCGTGTGCGATCTCCCGCGGGATCTGTCCGAGCCTGCTTGCGCGGTGCTGCGCGCCGCCGATCTGACCGTCCTGGTCGTGCCCGCGCAGGTCCGGGCGTGCGCGGCCGCGGCGAGCCGGCTGCGGGTCCTGCGGGAACGCGCTTCCGCACCGGTGCGGCTGGTGATCCGCGGGCCTGCGCCCGCCGGGCTCCGCGTGCGCGACATCGAGCTTGCGGTGGGCGCGCCGGTGCTCGCGGTGCTGCGAACGCAGGCGGGTCTGCCGGGAGCCGTCGACAAAGCGGGACTGTGCGGGACGCGGGCGAGCAGCCGGGGAGCGACGGCCAGAGCAGCGGCGGAAGTCCTCGAGACCTTGGATGATCAGCGAGCCCCGGAACGGGTGGCGTCATGA
- a CDS encoding Rv3654c family TadE-like protein, translated as MSTGAGGRDAGVATVLAAVLILGLLVILGFGLALGSAVLARHRAEGAADLAALAAASHATAGGTAACEQAERVARGMHASVLDCRLSGPDARVIVAERTSALPGLLSSQVSARARAGPAPR; from the coding sequence GTGAGCACCGGTGCCGGCGGCCGGGATGCCGGTGTCGCCACGGTGCTCGCCGCGGTGCTGATCCTCGGATTGCTGGTCATCCTCGGGTTCGGCCTGGCACTCGGCTCCGCCGTGCTGGCCAGGCATCGCGCGGAGGGGGCCGCCGACCTCGCCGCGCTGGCCGCTGCATCGCACGCCACCGCGGGCGGCACGGCGGCGTGCGAGCAAGCGGAACGGGTGGCGCGCGGGATGCACGCGAGCGTGCTCGACTGCCGACTGTCCGGCCCGGATGCGCGAGTGATCGTCGCAGAACGCACTTCCGCCCTGCCCGGGTTGCTTTCATCCCAGGTCAGCGCCAGGGCAAGGGCGGGGCCGGCACCGCGCTGA
- a CDS encoding HAD-IB family hydrolase, which produces MLCDVTAPANPPTATGPRTAAFFDLDKTVIAKSSTLAFSRPFFQEGLINRRAVLKSAYAQFVFMLAGADADQMDRMRAHITSLCTGWDVEQVNAIVEETLHDIVDPLVYKEATQLIAEHKEQGHDIVVLSASGEEVVAPIAKLLGATHSAGTRMVVADGRYTGEVEFYCSAGNKAAAARDLAERYGYDLRDCHAYSDSVTDLPLLEAVGHPTVVNPDRGLRRHAAQRGWPSLAFEQPVSLRARFPTPSRAAVTAAGVGMGAVAAAGAAWWGLRYWRRHR; this is translated from the coding sequence ATGCTGTGCGACGTGACAGCGCCCGCGAACCCCCCGACCGCCACCGGACCCCGGACGGCGGCATTCTTCGACCTGGACAAAACGGTCATCGCCAAATCGAGCACGCTCGCATTCAGCAGGCCGTTCTTCCAGGAAGGTCTCATCAACCGCCGGGCGGTGCTGAAAAGCGCCTACGCACAATTCGTTTTCATGCTGGCAGGCGCGGACGCCGACCAGATGGACCGGATGCGCGCGCACATCACCTCGCTGTGCACCGGCTGGGACGTCGAGCAGGTCAACGCGATCGTCGAGGAGACCCTGCACGACATCGTCGATCCGCTCGTCTACAAGGAAGCCACCCAGCTCATCGCCGAGCACAAGGAACAGGGCCACGACATCGTGGTGCTGTCGGCCTCCGGCGAAGAAGTGGTGGCGCCGATCGCGAAACTGCTCGGCGCAACGCATTCCGCCGGAACCCGGATGGTCGTCGCCGACGGCCGCTACACCGGTGAGGTCGAGTTCTACTGCTCGGCGGGGAACAAGGCCGCCGCGGCCCGCGACCTCGCCGAGCGCTACGGCTACGACCTGCGGGATTGCCACGCCTATTCGGATTCGGTGACGGACCTGCCGCTGCTGGAAGCGGTGGGCCACCCGACGGTGGTCAACCCGGATCGCGGGCTGCGCAGGCACGCCGCGCAACGCGGCTGGCCGTCGCTGGCGTTCGAGCAGCCGGTTTCGCTGCGCGCGCGCTTCCCCACGCCTTCGCGCGCGGCAGTGACGGCGGCCGGCGTCGGCATGGGCGCGGTCGCCGCGGCCGGAGCGGCCTGGTGGGGTCTGCGCTACTGGCGCAGGCACCGCTGA